One region of Halomicrobium sp. LC1Hm genomic DNA includes:
- a CDS encoding AGE family epimerase/isomerase, with protein MLARNDTTVRDPRYLRRHALSLIEFYHQRSVDTTHGGFVPQISDRDGTVYDARAKLLPATARFVFNYSVGALLDGPHYCEEMAAHGIRHLERHHRDDRHGGYVWQLDGQEIADGGKRCYGHAFVLLAYATAARAGVPGARERIEPAYALLDEHFWEDEYGRCRVELDRDWSGTSDYRGQNANMHTCEALLAAYEATGTEEYLDRAARIAEGLARDLADEGDGLLWEHYTSEWDHDWAYNRDKPGDLFRPWGYQPGHLLEWSKLLLVLARHREESWFADRAVRFFDAAVENGWDDDRGGFVYNFDRDGDPLVENKYYWPLCEGIGATALLADRFDDERYRAWYDRIWNYALDNAVNDRYGNWYFQLTPDNEVATDAIDDTPEVKVGYHQLNAIYETLRADGFAE; from the coding sequence ATGCTCGCCCGCAACGACACGACGGTCAGAGATCCTCGGTACCTCCGGCGACACGCGCTCTCGTTGATCGAGTTCTACCACCAGCGGTCCGTCGACACGACCCACGGCGGGTTCGTCCCACAGATCAGCGACCGCGACGGCACCGTCTACGACGCTCGCGCCAAGCTTCTGCCGGCCACTGCCCGCTTCGTGTTCAACTACAGCGTCGGCGCGCTCCTCGATGGGCCCCACTACTGCGAGGAGATGGCTGCACACGGCATTCGTCACCTCGAACGACACCACCGCGACGACCGCCACGGCGGGTACGTCTGGCAACTCGACGGGCAGGAGATAGCCGACGGCGGCAAGCGCTGTTACGGCCACGCGTTCGTCCTCCTGGCGTACGCGACGGCCGCACGTGCCGGCGTCCCGGGTGCCCGCGAGCGGATCGAGCCCGCGTACGCGCTGCTCGACGAACACTTCTGGGAGGACGAGTACGGCCGCTGTCGCGTCGAACTCGACCGCGACTGGTCCGGCACGAGCGACTACCGCGGCCAGAACGCCAACATGCACACCTGCGAGGCGCTACTGGCCGCCTACGAGGCCACCGGGACCGAGGAGTACCTCGACCGCGCCGCTCGTATCGCCGAGGGGCTGGCTCGCGACCTCGCCGACGAGGGCGACGGCCTGCTGTGGGAGCACTACACGAGCGAGTGGGACCACGACTGGGCGTACAACCGCGACAAGCCGGGCGACCTCTTCCGGCCCTGGGGCTATCAGCCGGGCCACCTACTGGAGTGGAGCAAGCTCCTGCTGGTGCTCGCCCGCCACCGGGAAGAGTCGTGGTTCGCCGACCGCGCCGTTCGCTTCTTCGACGCGGCCGTCGAGAACGGCTGGGACGACGACCGCGGCGGCTTCGTCTACAACTTCGACCGGGACGGCGACCCGCTCGTCGAGAACAAGTACTACTGGCCGCTGTGTGAGGGGATCGGCGCGACCGCACTGCTGGCCGACCGCTTCGACGACGAGCGGTATCGAGCGTGGTACGACCGGATCTGGAACTACGCGCTGGACAACGCGGTCAACGACCGCTACGGGAACTGGTACTTCCAGTTGACGCCGGACAACGAGGTCGCGACCGACGCCATCGACGACACGCCAGAGGTCAAAGTCGGCTACCACCAGCTCAACGCCATCTACGAGACCCTGCGAGCCGACGGCTTCGCCGAGTAG
- the rocF gene encoding arginase — protein sequence MDRQVRLIGAPMDLGADRRGVDMGPSAIRYAGLADQLESAGIECVDYGDVTVPRPEELEPVANESVDGRAKYLAETEVVCERIASAVDSTASAGEFPLVLGGDHSIAIGTVAGTTADDIGIVWFDAHADYNTPQTTPSGNVHGMSLAAILGTGSFDGSEWAHAPNVDPANVALVGLRNLDEGERRHIRESAVTAYTMSDIDDRGVTDVVESALAVADSAADGLHVSLDMDWLDPNEAPGVGTPVRGGVSYREAHVAMEYVANCSTDLCSMEVVEVNPILDTHNQTAELACELTASAMGKRIL from the coding sequence ATGGACCGACAGGTACGTCTCATCGGTGCGCCGATGGACCTCGGAGCGGATCGCCGCGGCGTCGACATGGGTCCCTCGGCGATCAGGTACGCCGGCCTCGCCGACCAGCTCGAATCGGCCGGCATCGAGTGTGTCGACTACGGCGACGTGACGGTTCCACGCCCGGAGGAACTGGAGCCGGTCGCAAACGAATCGGTCGACGGACGAGCGAAGTATCTCGCCGAGACGGAAGTGGTCTGTGAACGCATCGCGTCGGCCGTCGACTCGACGGCGAGTGCAGGAGAGTTTCCGCTCGTTCTGGGCGGTGACCACTCGATCGCGATCGGAACAGTCGCGGGCACCACGGCAGACGACATCGGCATCGTCTGGTTCGACGCTCACGCCGACTACAACACGCCCCAGACGACTCCCAGCGGCAACGTCCACGGGATGTCGCTGGCTGCGATCCTCGGGACCGGTTCCTTCGACGGCAGTGAGTGGGCTCACGCTCCGAACGTCGACCCAGCGAACGTCGCGCTCGTGGGGCTGCGGAACCTCGACGAGGGCGAACGCCGACACATCCGTGAGTCGGCGGTGACGGCCTACACGATGAGCGACATCGACGACCGCGGCGTGACGGACGTGGTCGAGTCAGCGCTGGCCGTCGCCGACAGCGCGGCCGACGGACTGCACGTCAGCCTCGACATGGACTGGCTCGACCCCAACGAGGCACCGGGGGTCGGAACGCCGGTCCGGGGCGGCGTCTCGTACCGGGAAGCCCACGTCGCCATGGAGTACGTCGCCAACTGCTCGACGGACCTGTGCTCGATGGAGGTCGTCGAGGTGAACCCGATCCTGGACACGCACAACCAGACCGCGGAGTTGGCCTGTGAACTCACCGCCAGCGCGATGGGCAAGCGGATCCTGTAA
- a CDS encoding HTH domain-containing protein → MSSIELTPSQKNILQELVNLYKESESAVKGEDIAEKVDRNPGTIRNQMQSLKALQLVEGVPGPKGGYKPTANAYDALQIQDMDDAARVPLRHNGDLLEDANVEEIDLTSVHHPEKCRAELQLQGSISDFHEGDSVTVGPTPLSKLQIIGTLAGKDDTSNKLILTIDDMRAPAGEPEH, encoded by the coding sequence ATGTCATCAATCGAACTCACGCCCAGTCAGAAAAACATCTTGCAGGAACTGGTCAACCTGTACAAAGAGAGCGAGAGTGCGGTCAAGGGAGAAGACATCGCCGAGAAGGTCGACCGAAATCCTGGAACGATCCGCAACCAGATGCAGAGCCTGAAGGCACTCCAGCTCGTCGAGGGTGTGCCCGGTCCGAAAGGCGGGTACAAGCCGACGGCCAACGCGTACGACGCGCTCCAGATCCAGGACATGGACGACGCCGCCCGGGTCCCGCTCCGGCACAACGGCGACCTCCTCGAAGACGCTAACGTCGAAGAGATCGACCTGACGAGCGTTCACCATCCCGAGAAGTGCCGCGCCGAGCTCCAGTTGCAGGGTTCGATCTCCGATTTCCACGAGGGCGACTCGGTCACCGTCGGCCCGACACCGCTCTCGAAGCTCCAGATCATCGGTACCCTCGCGGGGAAAGACGACACCAGCAACAAGCTGATCCTGACCATCGACGACATGCGGGCACCGGCCGGCGAACCGGAACATTAA
- a CDS encoding S8 family serine peptidase has protein sequence MTDKDIGGSTRRTFLGTVSGIVGSTAVGTAAAVEGRDPDGNGGDSRDPGELIVGMEPTANAAETKATIQSGLPEGASVVGENDTLGYMEVQLPQQTGPQAQSAAKKDLENRPGVAYVEPNTTYYPMVIDVDDPQVGEQYAPELVNAGGAWETTFGSTDVTIGVVDQGTQYTHPDLEAQFGQVKGRDFVSDDDDPSPRGGNGHGTHVSGIAAGTTNNATGIAGISNSSLLAARALGGRGGGGVLSAIADAIVWCADNGADIINMSLGGGGASQTLRNACDYAFENGALPIAAAGNSGQRGVSYPAGFDSVVAVSAVGPNETLTDFSQYGPGVDVAAPGLNVLSTYPTDGYNSLSGTSMACPAAAGVASLALAIDPDLSPQELKDVLTESARDIGLPSDQQGSGLVDAGAIVDAVNDSDDGYTAPTATLSVDTTTPTVGDDVTFDASGSTDPDGSIQSFEWTLGDGTTASGPEVTHAYDSAGEYTATVTVTGPGGLTDSASETISVEDSDGGGGSEYPQWDPNATYTSGDRVVYDGSVWEAQWWTQGDEPGSNQWGPWEEIGPANGGGGDDGGDGDNGDDGGDGGDGGDGGNGDDGGDDGNGDGGDSEYPQWDADTAYTGGDRVVYDGSVWEAQWWTRGDEPAEEKAVWERVS, from the coding sequence ATGACGGACAAAGACATTGGGGGGAGTACCAGACGAACCTTCCTCGGGACAGTAAGCGGTATCGTCGGATCAACAGCAGTCGGCACTGCGGCCGCGGTGGAGGGACGAGATCCGGACGGGAACGGCGGCGATTCCCGTGATCCGGGTGAGCTGATCGTCGGGATGGAGCCGACGGCCAACGCCGCCGAGACGAAGGCGACGATCCAGTCGGGACTGCCAGAAGGAGCTTCGGTCGTCGGCGAGAACGACACGCTGGGGTACATGGAAGTTCAGTTGCCCCAGCAGACCGGACCACAGGCACAGTCGGCGGCCAAGAAAGACCTGGAGAACCGGCCCGGCGTCGCGTACGTCGAGCCGAACACGACCTACTATCCGATGGTCATCGACGTGGACGACCCACAGGTGGGAGAGCAGTACGCTCCCGAACTGGTGAACGCCGGTGGGGCGTGGGAGACGACGTTCGGATCGACCGACGTGACGATCGGCGTCGTCGACCAGGGGACCCAGTACACCCATCCGGACCTCGAAGCGCAGTTCGGACAGGTCAAGGGACGGGACTTCGTCTCCGACGACGACGACCCGAGTCCGCGAGGTGGGAACGGACACGGTACCCACGTCTCCGGTATCGCGGCCGGGACGACGAACAACGCGACCGGCATCGCGGGCATCTCGAACTCCTCGCTGCTGGCCGCACGCGCACTCGGGGGCAGGGGCGGTGGCGGCGTCCTGAGCGCGATCGCAGACGCGATCGTCTGGTGTGCGGACAACGGAGCAGACATCATCAACATGTCTCTGGGCGGCGGTGGCGCGTCCCAGACGCTGCGCAACGCCTGTGACTACGCGTTCGAAAACGGCGCACTGCCGATCGCTGCGGCGGGAAACAGCGGTCAGCGAGGCGTCTCCTATCCGGCGGGCTTCGACTCCGTCGTCGCCGTGTCCGCGGTCGGACCGAACGAGACACTGACCGACTTCTCGCAGTACGGCCCCGGAGTCGACGTTGCCGCGCCGGGACTGAACGTGCTCTCGACGTACCCGACCGACGGCTACAACTCGCTGTCGGGAACGTCGATGGCCTGCCCGGCCGCCGCGGGCGTCGCGTCGCTGGCACTCGCGATCGATCCGGACCTGTCCCCACAGGAGCTCAAAGACGTGCTCACCGAGAGCGCGCGAGACATCGGTCTCCCCTCGGACCAGCAGGGCAGCGGTCTCGTCGACGCCGGTGCGATCGTCGACGCCGTCAACGACAGCGACGACGGCTACACGGCACCGACGGCGACGCTTTCGGTCGACACGACCACGCCGACGGTCGGAGACGATGTGACCTTCGACGCGAGTGGGTCGACGGACCCGGACGGATCGATCCAGTCCTTCGAGTGGACGCTTGGCGACGGCACGACGGCGTCCGGCCCAGAAGTGACACACGCCTACGACTCGGCCGGCGAGTACACCGCAACCGTCACCGTCACTGGACCTGGCGGGCTGACCGACTCCGCCTCGGAGACGATCTCGGTCGAGGACTCCGACGGCGGCGGCGGCAGTGAGTACCCACAGTGGGACCCGAACGCGACCTACACCAGCGGCGACCGCGTCGTCTACGACGGCTCCGTCTGGGAAGCCCAGTGGTGGACCCAGGGCGACGAGCCCGGTTCGAACCAGTGGGGCCCGTGGGAAGAGATCGGACCAGCAAACGGCGGTGGCGGCGACGATGGCGGCGACGGCGACAACGGTGACGACGGCGGCGACGGCGGCGATGGCGGCGATGGCGGCAACGGTGACGACGGCGGTGACGACGGCAACGGTGACGGCGGCGACAGCGAGTACCCGCAGTGGGACGCGGACACCGCCTACACCGGCGGCGACCGCGTCGTCTACGACGGCTCCGTCTGGGAAGCCCAGTGGTGGACCCGAGGCGACGAGCCGGCAGAGGAGAAAGCGGTCTGGGAACGCGTCTCCTGA
- a CDS encoding NAD(P)/FAD-dependent oxidoreductase, producing MTDNVVVLGAGYAGAGAIKSLEDELNGEADITWISDTDYHLVLHESHRCIRDPTVQEKVTIPVGDIKSRQTDFVQASVADIDTEERVVELDDDSTVEYDYLLVAIGSQTAFFGIEGLEEYAHTLKSLDDALNIHDAIASTARDATQNDPAQIVVGGAGLSGIQTAGEIAEYRDERRAPLEIHLVEGLDEVMPNGDPELQGAIRKRLEAADINIMCGEFIGEVDEDTVYVGEETELDYDELIWTGGITGRDAVRDVELDKDERSHRIDSERDFQTSDERVFAIGDCALIDQPGDDPAPPTAQAAWQAAEVAGRNLARAVRGQPLDTWTYDDMGTVVSVGDKAVAHDVEYMGISVPVDTFGGFLAENLKKAIAAKWIRRVSTTGRAAKAWPDM from the coding sequence ATGACCGACAACGTTGTCGTTCTCGGAGCTGGCTACGCCGGCGCGGGTGCGATAAAGAGCCTCGAAGACGAACTGAACGGCGAGGCCGACATCACTTGGATCTCGGACACCGACTACCACCTGGTGCTCCACGAGTCCCACCGCTGTATCCGTGACCCGACCGTCCAGGAGAAGGTGACTATCCCCGTCGGCGACATCAAGTCTCGACAGACCGACTTCGTGCAGGCGTCGGTCGCCGACATCGACACCGAGGAGCGCGTCGTCGAACTCGACGACGACTCGACCGTCGAGTACGACTACCTCCTCGTCGCGATCGGTTCCCAGACCGCTTTCTTCGGTATCGAGGGGCTGGAGGAGTACGCACACACGCTCAAGTCGCTGGACGACGCCCTGAACATCCACGACGCCATCGCCAGCACAGCCCGAGACGCGACGCAGAACGATCCCGCTCAGATCGTCGTCGGCGGTGCCGGCCTCTCGGGCATCCAGACGGCCGGCGAGATCGCCGAGTACCGCGACGAGCGCCGCGCGCCCCTGGAGATCCACCTCGTCGAGGGACTCGACGAAGTGATGCCCAACGGGGACCCCGAGCTCCAGGGTGCGATCCGCAAGCGCCTCGAAGCGGCCGACATCAACATCATGTGTGGCGAGTTCATCGGCGAGGTCGACGAAGACACGGTCTACGTCGGCGAAGAGACGGAACTCGACTACGACGAACTCATCTGGACCGGCGGCATCACCGGCCGCGACGCCGTCCGCGACGTGGAACTGGACAAAGACGAGCGCTCCCACCGCATCGACTCCGAGCGTGACTTCCAGACCTCCGACGAGCGCGTCTTCGCTATCGGCGACTGCGCGCTGATCGACCAGCCCGGCGACGACCCCGCACCACCGACCGCTCAGGCCGCCTGGCAGGCCGCCGAGGTCGCCGGTCGGAACCTCGCGCGCGCCGTCCGAGGCCAGCCACTGGACACGTGGACCTACGACGACATGGGGACGGTCGTCTCCGTCGGCGACAAGGCCGTCGCCCACGACGTGGAGTACATGGGTATCAGCGTCCCCGTCGACACGTTCGGTGGCTTCCTCGCAGAGAACCTCAAGAAGGCCATCGCAGCCAAGTGGATCCGCCGAGTCTCGACGACCGGCCGGGCCGCCAAGGCCTGGCCCGACATGTAG
- a CDS encoding nucleoside phosphorylase: MTDDSEDPNDGEQYHLEVAPGDVAPSVLLPGNPERVAKVVESWDDHEVVADHREYRTATGEYDGTPISVTSTGIGSPSAAIAVEELARVDAETLLRVGSCGAIQEQASIGDLIITTGAVRQEGTSEEYVREDYPATADHRVVSALVAAAEELGYDYHLGLTCSTDSFYAGQSRPGFEGFEASGSDERIEALRAAGVLNFEMEASAILTLATLYGLRAGAVCTVYANRVTGEFRTAGERKAAKTASLAVDYLERMDETVEASDADHWHAGLSL; this comes from the coding sequence ATGACCGACGACAGCGAAGATCCCAACGACGGCGAGCAGTACCACCTCGAAGTCGCGCCGGGCGACGTGGCACCCAGCGTCCTCCTGCCGGGCAACCCCGAGCGCGTCGCCAAGGTCGTCGAGTCGTGGGACGACCACGAGGTCGTCGCGGACCACCGAGAGTACCGCACGGCGACCGGCGAGTACGACGGCACGCCGATCTCGGTCACGTCGACCGGGATCGGGTCGCCCTCGGCAGCCATCGCCGTCGAGGAACTGGCTCGCGTCGACGCCGAGACGCTGCTTCGCGTCGGTTCCTGTGGCGCGATCCAGGAGCAGGCCAGCATCGGCGATCTGATCATCACCACCGGCGCGGTCCGACAGGAGGGGACCAGCGAGGAGTACGTCCGCGAGGACTACCCCGCGACCGCCGATCACCGCGTCGTCTCGGCGCTCGTCGCCGCCGCAGAGGAGTTAGGATACGACTACCACCTCGGACTGACCTGTTCGACGGACAGCTTCTACGCCGGCCAGTCACGCCCCGGCTTCGAGGGGTTCGAGGCCAGCGGGAGCGACGAGCGCATCGAAGCGCTGCGAGCGGCCGGCGTCCTCAACTTCGAGATGGAAGCCAGCGCCATCCTGACGCTGGCCACCCTCTACGGACTCCGGGCCGGCGCGGTCTGTACGGTCTACGCCAACCGCGTTACCGGCGAGTTCCGGACGGCGGGCGAACGCAAGGCCGCAAAGACCGCGAGCCTCGCCGTCGACTACCTCGAACGGATGGACGAGACTGTCGAAGCCAGCGACGCCGACCACTGGCACGCCGGCCTGTCGCTGTGA
- the cdd gene encoding cytidine deaminase, with protein MDSLVEAARTAVEESFAPYSEYGVGAAIETADGAVYTGCNIENANYSNSLHAEEVAVGSAVADGHRAFERIAVSSDARDGVTPCGMCRQTLIEFCDDDLPVVCDEGDGETTTYQLGELIPATISREHLE; from the coding sequence ATGGATTCGCTGGTCGAGGCAGCCAGAACGGCCGTCGAGGAGTCGTTCGCGCCCTACTCCGAGTACGGCGTCGGTGCGGCGATCGAGACCGCCGACGGCGCGGTGTACACCGGCTGTAACATCGAGAACGCCAACTACAGCAACAGCCTCCACGCCGAGGAGGTCGCCGTCGGGAGCGCGGTCGCGGACGGCCACCGAGCGTTCGAGCGGATCGCCGTCTCGTCGGACGCCCGCGACGGCGTCACTCCCTGCGGGATGTGTCGCCAGACGCTGATCGAGTTCTGTGACGACGACCTGCCGGTGGTCTGTGACGAGGGCGACGGCGAGACGACGACGTACCAGCTGGGCGAACTGATTCCGGCGACCATCTCACGGGAGCACCTGGAATGA
- a CDS encoding phosphomannomutase, producing MELFGTAGIRGTVAETVTPERALRVGQAVGRDGAEFVVGLDGRVTAPALAAAVEAGIESAGGSVVRIGQCPTPALAYASQGRRGVMLTASHNPPEDNGIKLFVDGSEYDREAEQRIEERVAAGDNAAEWSAWGDTERATVLDEYRDAVAAYAADHGNEPLDVTVAVDCGNGMGALATPQVLRALGADVRALEASVDGHFPARQSKPTPESLAALRSFVADTDAAFGIGHDGDADRIVIVDADGDVVHEDTVLAILAEHYVRRSSARDPVVVTTPNASGRIDERVDEAGGRVERIRLGALHEGIAAAEGTVVFAAEPWKHVHTSFGGWIDGVASAAVLTTLIADVGLDALREPVTERPYRKHSVDCPDEHKTATMERLATTLPETFPEAAVETEYGVRLTFPDDSWTLVRPSGTEPYVRVYAESDDVDALVERVAETVEQAVVTAA from the coding sequence ATGGAACTGTTCGGGACGGCGGGAATCCGTGGTACGGTCGCCGAGACAGTGACGCCCGAACGCGCACTTCGGGTCGGCCAGGCGGTCGGCCGCGACGGCGCGGAGTTCGTCGTCGGCCTCGACGGTCGCGTCACCGCCCCGGCCCTCGCCGCGGCCGTCGAAGCGGGCATCGAAAGCGCGGGCGGTTCGGTCGTCCGCATCGGTCAGTGTCCGACGCCAGCGCTCGCGTACGCCTCGCAGGGCCGGCGGGGCGTCATGCTCACGGCGAGTCACAACCCGCCCGAGGACAACGGCATCAAGCTGTTCGTCGACGGCAGCGAGTACGATCGCGAGGCCGAGCAACGAATCGAGGAGCGAGTCGCTGCCGGCGACAACGCCGCCGAGTGGTCCGCGTGGGGCGATACGGAGCGGGCCACGGTGCTCGACGAGTACCGTGACGCGGTCGCGGCCTACGCGGCGGATCACGGGAACGAGCCCCTGGATGTCACGGTCGCGGTCGACTGTGGCAACGGGATGGGAGCGCTCGCGACGCCACAGGTCCTCCGCGCACTCGGTGCGGACGTACGCGCGCTTGAAGCGTCGGTCGACGGCCACTTCCCTGCCCGTCAGAGCAAGCCTACGCCGGAGTCACTGGCCGCACTCCGCTCGTTCGTCGCCGACACGGACGCGGCCTTCGGCATCGGCCACGACGGCGACGCGGACCGCATCGTGATCGTCGACGCCGACGGCGACGTGGTCCACGAGGACACCGTCCTCGCGATACTGGCCGAACACTACGTTCGCCGCTCGTCCGCTCGGGACCCGGTCGTCGTGACGACGCCCAACGCCTCCGGCCGGATCGACGAGCGGGTCGACGAGGCCGGTGGTCGCGTCGAACGGATCCGTCTCGGTGCGCTCCACGAGGGGATCGCTGCCGCGGAGGGGACCGTCGTCTTCGCCGCCGAACCCTGGAAACACGTCCACACGTCCTTCGGCGGATGGATCGACGGCGTCGCCAGCGCCGCCGTCCTGACGACGCTGATCGCCGATGTGGGACTCGACGCGCTCCGAGAGCCCGTCACCGAGCGGCCCTACCGCAAACACAGCGTGGACTGTCCGGACGAGCACAAGACGGCGACGATGGAGCGGCTGGCGACGACGCTCCCCGAGACGTTCCCCGAGGCCGCCGTCGAGACGGAGTACGGCGTTCGCCTGACGTTTCCGGACGACTCGTGGACGCTCGTGCGCCCCTCCGGCACCGAGCCCTACGTCCGGGTGTACGCCGAGAGCGACGACGTGGACGCCCTCGTCGAACGGGTCGCCGAGACCGTCGAGCAGGCGGTCGTCACGGCGGCTTGA